One Sulfurihydrogenibium subterraneum DSM 15120 DNA segment encodes these proteins:
- the cas5b gene encoding type I-B CRISPR-associated protein Cas5b — translation MQVLVFDIWGDFGHFKKFYTTSSPLTFSIPPPTSIFGMIGAVLGLDKNVYLKYINANTSDIAIQIINPVKKTRITLNYIDTKENFTKIKNRTQIRTEFLKNPHYRLYINLKDESLFRELKEKIQEGKNFYTLSLGLANLISNFRYVGLYEIQPLPQSDYVNTVILNENIESIEITEGKRYFKEKIPLDMEENRIVRSYKDVVMELKGDSIEGRFKNVYKVENKIISFLKP, via the coding sequence ATGCAAGTACTTGTTTTTGATATATGGGGAGACTTTGGACATTTTAAAAAGTTTTATACTACTTCATCTCCTCTGACATTCTCCATACCTCCCCCTACTTCTATTTTTGGTATGATAGGAGCTGTTCTTGGACTAGATAAAAATGTATATTTAAAGTATATAAACGCAAATACTTCAGATATCGCAATACAGATTATAAACCCTGTAAAAAAAACTAGAATTACATTAAACTACATAGACACTAAGGAAAATTTTACAAAAATAAAAAATAGAACTCAGATTAGAACAGAATTTCTAAAAAATCCACATTATAGGTTATATATAAACCTAAAAGATGAGTCTCTCTTTAGGGAATTAAAAGAAAAAATACAAGAGGGGAAAAACTTTTATACTCTATCATTAGGACTTGCAAATCTTATTTCAAACTTTAGATATGTTGGATTATATGAAATTCAGCCTTTACCTCAATCTGACTATGTAAACACTGTCATATTAAATGAAAATATTGAAAGTATAGAAATAACTGAAGGTAAAAGATACTTCAAAGAAAAAATACCTTTGGATATGGAAGAAAACAGAATAGTTAGAAGCTATAAAGATGTTGTTATGGAGTTAAAAGGAGACAGTATAGAAGGTAGATTTAAAAATGTTTATAAAGTAGAAAATAAAATCATATCATTTTTAAAGCCATGA
- the lepA gene encoding translation elongation factor 4 codes for MEKIRNFSIIAHVDHGKSTLADRLIEFTGGVDKREMKDQLLDTLDIERERGITIKLQAVRLKYKDYTLHLIDTPGHVDFGYEVSRSLAACEGALLLIDATQGIEAQTIATFWQALNLNLEIIPVINKIDLPSADVERIKKQIEEVLGLDPEGAILASGKAGIGVEDILEAIVKRIPPPKGDENKPLKALIFDSYYDPYRGAVAFIRVIDGQIKPGMRIRLMSTGKEFEVTEVGAQTPKMTKLDSLQAGDVGYVAAAIKDVRDIRVGDTITDAKRPTDKPVEGFRPAKPMVYAGLYPTGSTTFEDMRDALERYSINDAALTYEVESSPALGMGFRCGFLGLLHLEIVQERLEREYNIELITTAPNVIYKVITTKGEEIEVRNPSQLPPPTYIDKILEPYIEASIITPSEYVGAIMQLVQEKRGIQKSFEYIDPKTVLLRYEIPLGEVLFDFHDKLKTATKGYASFDYEFIGYREGDLVKMDILINDEPVDALSFIVHKDKAYRVGRNLVDKMKEVIPRQLFEVKIQAAIGSKVIASARVAPLRRDVLAKCYGGDITRKKKLLEKQKEGKKRMKQFGKVELPQEAFLSILKAD; via the coding sequence ATGGAGAAAATCAGAAACTTTTCTATAATAGCCCATGTTGACCACGGAAAATCTACATTGGCAGATAGACTTATAGAGTTTACAGGTGGAGTTGATAAAAGAGAGATGAAAGACCAACTTTTAGACACACTTGATATAGAAAGAGAAAGAGGTATTACTATAAAACTTCAAGCTGTAAGGCTTAAGTATAAGGATTATACTCTTCATCTTATAGATACGCCAGGACACGTTGATTTTGGCTATGAAGTATCTCGTTCTTTAGCTGCCTGTGAAGGAGCTCTCCTTTTAATTGATGCAACTCAAGGAATAGAAGCTCAAACTATCGCAACCTTTTGGCAAGCTTTAAATCTAAACCTTGAGATTATTCCTGTTATAAATAAAATAGACCTTCCTTCTGCTGATGTAGAAAGAATAAAAAAACAGATAGAAGAGGTTTTAGGACTTGACCCAGAAGGTGCTATACTTGCATCTGGGAAAGCTGGTATAGGTGTAGAAGATATATTAGAAGCTATCGTAAAGAGGATTCCCCCACCAAAAGGAGATGAAAACAAACCTCTTAAAGCTTTAATATTTGACTCTTACTATGACCCTTACAGAGGAGCTGTTGCCTTTATCAGAGTTATTGACGGTCAGATAAAACCTGGAATGAGAATAAGGCTTATGTCAACAGGAAAAGAGTTTGAAGTTACGGAAGTAGGAGCTCAAACTCCTAAGATGACAAAGTTAGACTCTCTCCAAGCTGGAGATGTTGGATATGTAGCAGCTGCGATAAAAGATGTTAGAGATATTAGAGTTGGAGATACTATTACAGATGCAAAAAGACCAACAGATAAGCCTGTTGAAGGATTTAGACCTGCAAAACCGATGGTATATGCTGGACTTTACCCAACAGGGTCAACAACCTTTGAAGATATGAGAGATGCTTTAGAAAGATACTCTATAAATGATGCAGCGTTAACTTACGAAGTAGAGTCATCTCCTGCTCTTGGAATGGGCTTTAGATGTGGATTTTTAGGACTGCTTCACCTTGAGATAGTTCAAGAAAGGTTAGAAAGAGAATATAACATAGAGCTAATCACAACAGCTCCAAACGTTATATACAAAGTCATCACAACAAAAGGAGAAGAGATAGAAGTAAGAAACCCATCTCAGCTTCCTCCTCCTACCTATATTGACAAAATATTAGAGCCATACATAGAAGCAAGTATTATTACTCCTTCTGAGTATGTGGGAGCAATAATGCAACTTGTTCAAGAAAAAAGAGGTATTCAAAAAAGTTTTGAGTATATAGACCCAAAAACAGTTTTACTTAGGTACGAGATACCTCTTGGAGAAGTTCTTTTTGACTTTCACGATAAGTTAAAAACTGCAACGAAAGGATACGCATCTTTTGATTACGAGTTTATAGGATACAGAGAAGGAGACCTTGTCAAAATGGATATTCTTATCAACGATGAGCCTGTTGACGCTCTATCTTTCATTGTCCATAAAGACAAAGCTTACAGAGTAGGTAGAAACCTTGTTGATAAGATGAAAGAAGTTATTCCAAGACAACTTTTTGAAGTAAAAATACAGGCTGCGATAGGCTCAAAGGTAATAGCATCTGCAAGAGTTGCACCCCTAAGAAGAGACGTTTTGGCAAAGTGTTATGGTGGAGATATTACAAGAAAGAAAAAACTCCTTGAAAAGCAGAAAGAAGGTAAAAAGAGAATGAAACAGTTTGGTAAAGTGGAGCTTCCTCAAGAAGCATTTTTAAGCATACTTAAGGCAGACTGA
- a CDS encoding TIGR02556 family CRISPR-associated protein: MIEAVKNLGEFILRKENKSEIDILLENPNSGNYNKVVVLEFDKDFNFSNITIEDFKKNNWRIYLYRRKSSNGSDFTPTSRITEPKKTLENKIIKWFESRKKITPFDKIYNQLKSNKDKILKYIEEIKNSIKKDEGLIITVKFDNKYLYEIESPNFKGIFLTEYLSDLRKFSAKNYPCSLCGEIKDEVFTTSRMYKFYTLDKPGYIAGGFKEDKAWRNFPVCKSCYLKVDYGRKYIEENLKFSFYGKSYYLIPNIILNTEEILGEYVDILSKTRKNITLKDKNLAKSHVEDENYILDLLKDYKDGLSFYFLFLEKDNSAEKILLLIEDVLPSRIHYILDTKAKIDKIYGQNYTLEKVIKFLEKFNKLFFEVLDKIFRGGKLDFQTLLQIFNRKIRDEFLNGNNITNTVIDALMNVRFFEELGLLKIEEEKMEKTKFDEVYEKTGKSLNTLAKRGIFLLGALTQMLLDIQGYERKSTPFFKNLKGLKINEKDVKGLFPKVVNKLMEYERFDRGKQELAQEISKNLLSQEKFGLSIDEINFYFASGMALHKEVENIIYTKWENDEAESKTV; encoded by the coding sequence ATGATAGAAGCTGTAAAAAATTTAGGGGAGTTTATATTACGGAAAGAAAATAAAAGTGAAATAGACATTTTACTAGAAAATCCTAATTCAGGAAATTACAATAAAGTTGTTGTATTAGAATTCGATAAAGATTTTAACTTTTCAAACATTACAATAGAAGATTTTAAAAAAAATAACTGGAGAATCTATCTTTATAGAAGGAAATCTTCTAACGGTTCAGATTTTACACCAACTTCAAGAATTACCGAGCCTAAAAAAACATTAGAAAATAAAATAATTAAATGGTTTGAATCTCGGAAAAAAATTACTCCTTTTGACAAAATATACAATCAACTCAAATCCAACAAAGATAAGATATTGAAATATATAGAAGAGATAAAAAATAGTATCAAAAAAGACGAGGGACTAATCATAACAGTTAAATTTGATAATAAGTATCTCTATGAAATAGAAAGTCCAAACTTTAAAGGAATTTTTCTAACAGAATACTTGTCAGATTTAAGAAAATTCTCTGCTAAGAACTATCCTTGTAGTTTATGTGGCGAGATAAAAGATGAGGTTTTTACAACGTCAAGAATGTATAAATTTTATACTTTAGATAAACCTGGATATATAGCTGGAGGATTTAAAGAAGATAAAGCTTGGAGAAATTTTCCTGTATGTAAATCTTGTTATTTGAAAGTAGATTATGGTAGGAAATACATAGAAGAAAATTTAAAGTTTAGTTTTTACGGGAAAAGTTATTATCTAATTCCAAATATTATCTTAAATACAGAAGAGATTTTAGGGGAGTATGTAGATATTCTATCTAAAACGAGAAAAAATATCACTTTAAAAGATAAAAACTTAGCAAAAAGTCATGTTGAAGATGAAAATTATATTTTAGACCTACTTAAAGACTATAAGGATGGTTTAAGTTTTTATTTTCTTTTCTTAGAAAAAGATAACAGTGCAGAAAAGATTTTACTTTTAATAGAAGATGTTTTACCATCACGAATTCATTATATTCTTGATACAAAAGCAAAAATAGATAAAATTTACGGACAGAATTATACACTTGAAAAAGTTATAAAATTTTTAGAAAAGTTTAATAAATTATTTTTTGAAGTATTAGATAAGATTTTCAGAGGTGGAAAGCTTGATTTTCAAACTCTCCTTCAGATTTTTAACAGAAAAATAAGAGATGAATTTTTAAATGGAAATAATATCACTAACACAGTAATAGATGCCCTTATGAATGTCAGATTTTTTGAAGAACTTGGTTTATTAAAAATTGAGGAGGAAAAGATGGAGAAAACAAAATTCGATGAAGTTTATGAAAAAACAGGAAAATCTTTGAATACTCTCGCAAAAAGAGGAATTTTCTTACTTGGAGCTTTAACACAAATGCTTTTGGACATTCAAGGGTATGAAAGAAAATCTACTCCATTTTTTAAGAATCTAAAAGGTTTAAAAATTAATGAAAAAGATGTTAAAGGATTGTTTCCGAAAGTAGTAAATAAACTTATGGAATATGAAAGGTTTGACAGAGGAAAACAAGAACTTGCACAAGAGATATCTAAGAACCTTTTATCTCAGGAAAAATTTGGCTTATCAATAGATGAGATAAATTTCTACTTTGCTTCTGGAATGGCACTACACAAGGAAGTTGAAAATATAATTTATACAAAATGGGAAAACGATGAAGCCGAAAGTAAGACTGTCTGA
- a CDS encoding nucleotidyltransferase domain-containing protein yields the protein MKPKVRLSEEEIKIIKEAAKEIFGENAKVYIFGSRTDLNKKGGDIDIFIETDKNVSLEEELKFLAKLEIKGIERKVDLVVKTPYKKEKTIYKTAKETGVLI from the coding sequence ATGAAGCCGAAAGTAAGACTGTCTGAAGAGGAAATAAAAATAATAAAAGAAGCTGCAAAAGAAATTTTTGGTGAAAATGCGAAAGTTTATATCTTTGGTAGTAGAACCGACCTTAATAAAAAAGGTGGAGATATAGATATTTTTATAGAAACTGATAAAAATGTATCTTTAGAGGAAGAGCTAAAATTTTTGGCTAAACTTGAGATTAAAGGAATAGAAAGAAAAGTTGATTTAGTTGTAAAAACTCCTTATAAAAAGGAAAAAACTATTTATAAAACAGCCAAAGAAACAGGAGTTTTAATTTGA
- the cas7b gene encoding type I-B CRISPR-associated protein Cas7/Csh2 yields the protein MGETIKNRREYLFLYDVSFGNPNGDPNDDNKPRIDEETGRNIVTDVRLKRTVRDYLYNFKNLEIFIREGLENGNLQDAKARAKNFENNPVRILNECIDVRLFGATIPVETGKSKDNSVTFTGPVQFNMGQSLHRVKLEYIKGTGAFASDKGKSGKTFREEWILPYSFIAFHGVANENAAKHTNLKDEDLELLKEALWYGTKNLITRSKTEHSPRLLIEIIYKENLYYHIGELHRYIKIESDKQDEEIRSTDDFILNIDKLLEVIEENKDKIEKVLFKVDRNLKLNRELKLDFVKFEEINL from the coding sequence ATGGGTGAAACAATTAAAAATCGTAGAGAATATCTATTCCTATACGATGTTAGCTTTGGTAATCCAAACGGAGACCCAAACGATGATAACAAACCAAGAATAGACGAAGAAACAGGAAGAAACATAGTAACAGATGTAAGACTAAAAAGAACAGTAAGAGACTATCTCTATAACTTTAAAAATTTAGAGATTTTTATAAGGGAAGGATTAGAAAACGGTAATCTTCAAGATGCAAAAGCAAGGGCAAAAAATTTTGAAAATAATCCAGTAAGAATACTAAATGAGTGTATTGACGTTAGACTCTTTGGAGCAACTATTCCTGTTGAAACTGGAAAATCAAAAGACAATTCTGTAACATTTACAGGTCCTGTACAGTTTAATATGGGACAGTCTTTACATAGAGTAAAACTTGAGTATATCAAAGGAACAGGAGCTTTTGCTTCCGATAAAGGAAAAAGTGGAAAAACTTTTAGAGAAGAATGGATATTACCTTATTCCTTTATTGCTTTTCACGGTGTAGCAAACGAAAACGCTGCTAAACATACAAACTTAAAAGATGAGGACTTAGAACTGCTAAAAGAAGCTTTATGGTATGGAACAAAAAACTTAATAACGAGGTCAAAAACAGAACACAGTCCAAGATTATTAATAGAGATTATTTACAAAGAAAACCTCTACTATCACATTGGGGAGCTACACAGATATATAAAAATAGAGTCTGACAAACAGGACGAAGAAATAAGGTCAACCGATGACTTTATACTCAACATAGATAAACTTTTAGAAGTTATAGAGGAAAATAAAGACAAGATTGAAAAGGTTCTTTTTAAAGTGGATAGAAATTTAAAATTAAACAGAGAGTTAAAATTAGATTTTGTAAAGTTTGAAGAAATTAATTTATAA
- the cas3 gene encoding CRISPR-associated helicase Cas3' gives MEEHISNVLELGLKFAQNIEKNKVLNDVLSIILFSHDLGKATEYFQKYIQGDNSVNKELRKHSLLGAIISLYLTDRYLKSQNINDKFLLILSYILPKRHHSNLEDFMYDLTLDDSEVEILEKQIKSIDKEKFKKFFSNLTFENKEIFLFDFNEIDLKQIQKLLRELKTFVRKEIREKQNLEYYIDTLLFYSLLLDADKSDVGIKTDKSILFKQQDIKPFIVDNYVKTLNKQNNSLYKLREKAYNEIENQEIDLNQKIYTLNLPTGMGKTLLSFKYALKIADKFKQEKGKDLRIIYVLPFLSVIEQNHKVIENVLMNNSINIDNSILLKYHHLTGFDYKDEEQTLDYDSSRILIEGFNSKITITTFMQFFYSLLGNKNKMIRKFHKFTNSVIILDEVQSIPTRSWLLIKQLLNSLSEKFNFYVIYTTATLPNMFINGRNLIREESYFNQVNRYKIEVDLKPKTILEFCNSLHLQNDKSYLFILNTVSSAKEVYNYLKELYPEEVIYLSTHVVPKERLERIEILKAKNKRIAVSTQLIEAGVDVDFDVVYRDFAPLDSIIQSAGRCNREALKEKGIIYIINLYDGKNNRYYSSYIYDIVLLNATKKILTKSSYDEREIKDLVSRYYEIVNQKISQAESIELIKLASGLVFLAEKEKNKITSIKDFVLIEEDDYKQDVFIQLDEKAVEIWNKYKAIWDIKDIFERKKAFDIIKKDFYEYVVSVPVKDNSPHQENYFYYVPLSELENYYDRETGFKVKGDLFFEY, from the coding sequence ATGGAAGAACATATATCAAATGTTTTAGAACTTGGATTAAAATTTGCACAGAATATTGAAAAAAATAAAGTATTAAACGACGTCCTTTCTATAATCTTATTCTCTCACGATTTAGGAAAAGCTACAGAATACTTTCAAAAATACATTCAAGGAGATAATTCTGTAAATAAAGAATTAAGAAAACATTCACTTTTAGGAGCTATAATAAGTTTATACCTTACAGATAGATATTTAAAAAGTCAAAACATTAATGATAAATTCTTACTTATACTATCTTATATACTACCTAAAAGACATCACTCAAACTTAGAAGATTTTATGTATGACCTTACGTTAGATGATAGCGAAGTAGAAATTTTAGAAAAACAGATAAAATCAATAGATAAGGAGAAGTTTAAAAAATTTTTTAGTAATCTAACATTTGAAAATAAAGAGATTTTTCTTTTTGATTTCAACGAGATTGACTTAAAACAGATACAAAAATTATTAAGAGAATTAAAAACATTTGTAAGAAAAGAAATAAGAGAAAAACAAAACTTAGAATATTATATAGATACTTTGCTTTTTTATTCTTTGCTTTTAGATGCTGATAAATCTGATGTAGGAATAAAAACAGACAAAAGTATTTTATTTAAACAACAAGATATAAAACCATTTATAGTTGATAATTACGTAAAAACTTTAAATAAGCAAAACAACTCGTTATACAAACTAAGAGAAAAAGCCTACAACGAGATAGAAAATCAAGAAATAGACTTAAATCAGAAAATATATACCCTTAATCTACCAACAGGAATGGGTAAAACTCTTCTTTCTTTTAAATATGCTCTAAAAATAGCAGATAAGTTTAAACAAGAAAAAGGTAAAGATTTAAGGATAATTTATGTTTTACCGTTTTTATCCGTAATAGAACAAAATCATAAAGTTATAGAGAATGTTTTAATGAATAATAGTATCAATATAGACAACAGTATTTTACTTAAGTATCATCATCTAACTGGATTTGATTATAAAGATGAAGAACAGACTTTAGATTATGACAGCTCCAGAATACTTATAGAAGGATTTAACAGTAAAATAACTATAACCACATTTATGCAATTTTTTTACTCATTATTAGGAAACAAAAACAAAATGATAAGAAAGTTTCATAAGTTTACAAATTCAGTAATAATTTTAGATGAAGTCCAGAGTATTCCCACACGTTCTTGGTTATTAATTAAACAGCTACTTAACTCTTTATCAGAAAAGTTTAATTTTTACGTAATTTACACTACCGCAACTTTACCTAATATGTTTATAAACGGCAGAAATCTTATACGCGAAGAAAGTTATTTTAATCAAGTAAACAGGTACAAAATAGAAGTAGATTTAAAACCTAAAACTATATTGGAATTTTGCAACTCTCTACATCTTCAGAATGACAAAAGTTATCTATTTATTTTAAATACAGTTTCATCAGCTAAAGAGGTTTATAATTATCTAAAAGAATTATATCCAGAAGAAGTTATATACCTATCTACCCACGTAGTCCCTAAGGAAAGATTAGAAAGGATAGAAATTCTTAAAGCTAAAAATAAGAGAATAGCTGTTTCTACTCAGCTTATAGAAGCAGGTGTAGACGTTGATTTTGATGTTGTTTACAGAGATTTTGCACCTCTTGATAGCATTATACAGTCTGCAGGTAGATGTAATAGAGAAGCTTTAAAAGAAAAGGGTATTATTTACATTATAAATCTTTATGATGGAAAAAATAATCGGTATTACTCTTCTTATATCTACGATATTGTTTTACTTAATGCAACTAAAAAAATATTAACTAAAAGCTCATACGATGAAAGAGAGATAAAAGATTTAGTCAGCAGGTATTACGAAATTGTAAATCAAAAGATATCTCAAGCAGAATCTATAGAGTTAATAAAACTTGCTTCTGGATTGGTATTTTTAGCAGAAAAAGAAAAGAATAAAATTACATCTATTAAAGACTTTGTTCTAATAGAAGAAGATGATTATAAACAAGATGTGTTTATTCAACTTGATGAAAAAGCTGTTGAGATATGGAACAAATATAAAGCAATCTGGGATATAAAGGATATTTTTGAAAGGAAAAAAGCATTTGATATTATCAAAAAAGATTTTTATGAATATGTAGTATCAGTTCCTGTAAAAGACAACTCTCCACACCAAGAAAACTATTTTTATTATGTTCCATTATCAGAACTAGAAAACTATTACGATAGAGAAACAGGATTTAAAGTAAAGGGAGATTTATTTTTTGAGTATTGA